CTGTTCCCTGGGGGGGTGGTGCTGTCACCAGGGGGGGCGTCGGGCAGCAGGGTGGTGCTGTTACCCGGGGGGGCGTCGGGGAGCAGGGTGGTGCTGTTACCCGGGGGGGCGTCGGGCAGCAGGGTGGTGCTGTTCCCTGGGAGGTTGGAAGTGTTCCGTGGGGGAATGGAGGTTGGATCCTGCAGGATGAAGGTGGAGGGGCCGCTGGACGAAGGACTGGCTTCAGATTGGGGGAGGGCAGAGGGGTCGGAGGAGTTGGACTCTGAGGACAGGTTGGAGGCGGGGGTGAAGACGGGGGAGTCggagagtgtgtgtgggaggACGGGGGAGtctgagaatgtgtgtgtgagggggggggaggcGGGGACTGTGGGGGAGGGGGAAGGGGTCGGCCCGGGGGTGTGAGGGGGCGTCGGCTGCTGAGGATCCGAGCAAACTACATCCCCCTCGGACACGTACCACACCTCGTTGTGCCTGTTCAACAGCTTCAAgggactacacacacacacacacacacacacacgcacgcacacgcaggAAAAAAACAAGTTTCAAAGTTGAGAAATTCCCGAAACAATAAAAAGTCATAAAAGCCCTTTCTCATAGGCCTCTTTCTCTATTTAGTGTAAATATTGTctttattttaaaaatgttacGCTAGTTTGTATAATAAAGCTATTTTTTgcaatagatttttttttttaataatgttcttctAGTATCTGTATGTACCATTTATACAAAAGCAAATTCCCcgtatgtgtaaacctacttggtGATGATCAGGATTATGATTGTGATGATGAAGTGTTTACCTGTCGTACCCCACTCCGTAGTGGTAGCTGCGGTTGTACGAGGCGCCCACCCTCCCCAGCTCTTTGGTCAGGAGGTGGGCGTGAAGCCGGGAGGTGACGGACAGCATCCAGCCCCCGTACCCCCGCACATACACATCCATCTCCGGCATCTCTGTGAAgtacagctacacacacacacacacacacacacacacacacacacacgcacgcactcacgcacacgcacacgcacacacacacacacacacacacacacacacacacacacacacacacacacacacacacacacacacacacacaacatcagCATCTAGGCGTTATGCATCACAGAAGACAACATGCTGCTCCACATACTCTCCACATGTgaacatcaccaccgctaagctaaaagaggctaatgttgtgctataaaggaactactgcacggtcacatgacttcacgtcaccaccgctaagctaaaggaggctaatgttgggctataaaggaactacagcacggtcacatgacttcacgtcaccaccgctaagctaaaggaggctaatgttgggctataaaggaactacagcacggtcacatgacttcacgtcaccaccgctaagctaaaggaggctaatgttggactataaaggaactacagcacggtcacatgacttcacgtcaccaccgctaagctaaaggaggctaatgttggactataaaggaactacagcaaagtcacatgacttcacgtcaccaccgctaagctaaaggaggctaatgttgtgctataaaggagctacagcacggtcacatgacttcacgtcaccaccgctaagctaaaggaggctaatgttgtgctataaaggagctacaagtgaggaaatgctgactcatgtcaggatttaggactcattcctgcacatcTCTATCAGTTTGAGTGTCTGAATGTCTGAACCTTGTCATTGGTTGGCGCCGGCGGCTCTTCCTGATAGGCTGCTGGCAGCGGGAAGCTGAGGGTGTAGACGGCTGGTT
Above is a window of Pseudochaenichthys georgianus chromosome 1, fPseGeo1.2, whole genome shotgun sequence DNA encoding:
- the LOC117453409 gene encoding uncharacterized protein; translated protein: MEMTAPVLVKIPEDTRMWEPAVYTLSFPLPAAYQEEPPAPTNDKLYFTEMPEMDVYVRGYGGWMLSVTSRLHAHLLTKELGRVGASYNRSYHYGVGYDSPLKLLNRHNEVWYVSEGDVVCSDPQQPTPPHTPGPTPSPSPTVPASPPLTHTFSDSPVLPHTLSDSPVFTPASNLSSESNSSDPSALPQSEASPSSSGPSTFILQDPTSIPPRNTSNLPGNSTTLLPDAPPGNSTTLLPDAPPGNSTTLLPDAPPGDSTTPPGNSTTLLPDAPPGDSTTPPGNSTTLLPDAPPGDSTTPPGNSTTLLPSLTSGGPSADAPPEEAH